The Festucalex cinctus isolate MCC-2025b chromosome 6, RoL_Fcin_1.0, whole genome shotgun sequence genomic sequence TTtgccattactttaaaaaaaaaaaaaaatcagtcattttcacttgcGAGGATAAAATTTGCTTGATCAAGAGTAGACCCaccaaaaaaatgttaagaagCCGTGCCTGAAACTAGACAAAAGGTCGGCCATTTTAGGtaaaagcggccattttggctcaGAAGGGACCCTTCAAAGTATCAGCCCCCCCAAAACAGTTTTCTTTAGCGATAATGagttgacccacaaaaaaagtctcaaaaagccATGCCTGAAACCAAACAAGACAGTCGGCCATTTTAGGTAATAGCGCCCATTTTGGATGAGAAGTGACCCTTCAAAGTATCAGCCCCCAAAAACGGTTTTCTTTAGCGATAAGGTGTTGACCCACAAAAAACTGCCAAGAAGCCGTGCCTGAAACCAGACAGGACGTCTGCCATTTTAGGTAAATACGGCCATTTTAGGTaaaagtggccattttggctcTGAAGTGATCTTTAAAGTACCACTCCCCTGTAAAGACAGTTTTCTTAAGCGATAATAAgtcgacccacaaaaaaagtctcaagaagtcgTGCTGGAAACTGGACAGGGCGCTTGCCATTTTAGGtaaaagcggccattttggctcaGAAGTGACGATGAAATTATCAGCCCCCCCAAACAGTTTTCCTTAGCGAGAATGAGTtgacccacaaaaaacaaaaaaaaagtctcaagaagccgtgCCTGAAACCAGACTGCCATTATAGGtaaaagcggccattttggtgcAGAAGTGATCTTCAAAGTTATCACTCCCCAAAGACAGTTTTCTTAGTGATAATGagttgacccacaaaaaaagtcttaagaaaCTGTGCCTGAAACAAGACAGGACATCTGCCATTTTAGGCAAAAGTGGCCATTTTGGGTCCGAGGTGACCTTGAAAGTATTGGCCCAATTTTCTTTAGTGATAATGagttgacccacaaaaaagtctggaGAAACCCGTGCTTGAAACCAAACAGGACATCGTCTCTTTTAGGTAAAAacagccattttggctccttcaAAGTATCAGCCCAATTTTCCTTGGCAATAATGAGTTGACCCAGAAAAAAAGTCTCCccaaaaagacattttggactTTTTGAACAGTTACTTCTGGATCCTTTAACGCCGGCTGAGGTCGTTGGCGTTGCAAGTACTTATTTTGGACGTCATGGACTCTGTCCGGAGCGGCGCCTTGGACCGGCCCAGCGCGCCTCCAACGCGGGAGCGACTCAACGGCACGCTGGAGCTGTCGGACCTGGAGAGCATGTTGCTGTGGACCCTGCACGAGCCCGCCACCGTGGCGCTGACCCTCATGTACAGCCTGTCCTTCCTGCTGGGCCTGGCGGGCAACCTGATGTCCCTGCGGGCGCTGGCGGGCCGCCGCAGCCGGCGGCTGGCGGGCGCCAGCGCCACCCGCAGCCTGCTGCTCAACCTGGCCGTGTGCGACCTGGCGgtggtgtgcgtgtgcatgcccATCACGCTGGCCAGCCGCATCTACACCGCCTGGGTGTACGGCGACCTGCTGTGCCGCGCCGTGCCCTTCACGCAGGCCGTGTCGGTGTCGGCCAGCGTGCTGACGCTGAGCGTCGTCAGCGTCAACCGCTACTACAGCGTGCGCTGGCCGCTGCGGGCCCGCTCCATGTTCACCCGCCGGCGCGTGCTGGCCGCCGTGGCCGGCGTGTGGGCCGCCTCGTCCGCCATGTGCGCCCCCATCGCCGTCGTCAACCGCCGGCGGGAGGTCAGCTTCGAGACCTTCTCCATTCTGGTGTGCCAGGAGGAGTGGCCCAAGCCCCGCCTCAAACAAGGGTACGTCACGGCCAAACGGACATTTAGCTCGTGAGCTCTTAAAAACCTCTAAACACGTTCGATTTTAAATTGGGCTGGGATCATGTATcgtgattcattttttttactcagatttCGAAAATAGTCATCATTAAACTTGTACAATGTCCAATTTGTGTCACACTAACCCCCAGtaggatgttttgttgaatatttccatcaaaaattgatattgAATTGTGCACTGTAACATCGCGATATCGTCAAATCGTAgttccaaaaacgtatttatacgtttttttgttttttaatgctagagcatactttgatgcagcctctgacctgaagaggttgcttaaaacaatggtagttattacaacaacaaaaaacggccagcaggtggcagcagagtataagagatcaaccagggctatgttgcaacaagctgtttttgccaATGCCgtgtttagcatatgtcgcgggccacaaaaaaagtggaCGGCATTCGGACGGGTTGTTGTTTGTCAATCTGACGACGTTGCGCTCTTTTCCGATGATCTTGAGTCTCACCTGGTTTGCCTGGAAAGAGCCCAGATGCCGCGACGTGCGATGTCGCCTATCTGGAACGTGTTATTCAGGTGACTGTGAGAAACGGAGGTGTTGATTGTGTCGGATTTTCTTCTCGTGTTCTCTCTTTCCGACATGAGCGGCCCCGTTTGGGTGTAATTCGCCTTTTCCAAAACGTGAGAACGATGTTGGGAGATGAGAATCGTGTGATGCGGCCTGGACAGGCTCTTGAAATCTAAATCTGACGATCTTCTGGGGATCGCTTCATGGGGGGCTAAACAGATGTAATCGTCATAAGTTTGGCAATCTGTCGATGATGGACGTCCCATTTTTGCTTACATAATGACGGATGCCCACTTGGAATGACGGAAACATTGACGGATGCTCGTTTTGCTGAGCCAATGACGGATGATGATTGACATATTGCCAGATGGACTATGACGGATGAGGGTCCCGACTTTTGACGATTTGCGCAACGACggacgctcaaaattcattgacgcaCGCCTGCCTTGATTGGGTTATGTAAAAAATTAGATTGATCTGGCTTCATCATGTTATCTAGGTAAAGGGATAGGAGGTGCTTATGCAAATAAGAACAATTTAAATGAGTAAATTAATTATGAGCTATTAaagtttatgtattttattttttattcattatttatttagtttattatttatttattatttattttattcattaaaactttattttatttattttctttttttcttttttaaatgaccatatatattattatatatttattttatttatgtaattgttcttttttaaatgaccatgtaaatattattatatatttattgtttatttctttctttttttttcatttaaattaatttaatttatttatttaattgttcttttttaaatgaccgtgtataattatatattatttgtttatttatttcttttcttttttcatttaaattaatttaatttatttatttgttctttttttaaatgaccatgtatatatagaaaggcttttttttctatctaaaTAATGactgtattgtaaggctttttttttcttttttttttaaagtttatttaGTATTAGTTATTAAAGTtgttaaataagtaaataataataaaagattaTGAAGAACCATTCAAAAGGTTCCaaccacctgtttttttttttgttttttttttgtttttttgttctcgtACTTGTAACTTAACGTGTTTCAGCCTCCTGGTGAGTTTGAGCCGTTGGGAACCGACCAGTTCTGGTTTGTATGCCGTTTGCTCCTCCCACCAACAATTAGGCGGGATAGGCTGcagctcacccgtgaccctGACCAGGAGAGAAAAAGAAGACGACCGCTTAATCAAGATTCATGGCCGACGTCTCTCGGGATTGTCAGCCATTTGCATTTTGCTCACAgtgctcttttattttttttgggaagccaaaaaaaaacaaaaaacttttttaacgACTTCCTCCTCTTTCATCACGGTGAAGAAGTCACCTTTGACTCGCAGCTTCACCTTCTTGCAAAATGAATGCAGGGCTTGTTATGCCGCGGAATAACAATGAAGCGGCTTTCGCAACACGGGAAAAGACTTGGACACGAGCACGTCTTCATCCGTGTCCGCAAATAGTCGCTTGCACGCTGATGATCGACTTTCACAAGTGAACACGACTTCTTTCATTCATGAACTCACCGACATTTTCTTTCAAGCAACCTCCTGTGCAGGATtcggactgatttttgcaaagcccacggaatattatgttctattgctatttaaaaaaacaaaacaaaacatggactctaccaaaaaaaaaaaaaaaaaaagattagagtctcttctttcattaggaaaaaaaaaaaaaaaaagtataatttcgtgtctgtttccgttttgcaacaatttgcaatataattaaataataacattggtgaaaacaatgtcaaaaagagcttgttgcaaaatggccctggctgatctcttataatctgctaccacctactggccatttaaaaaaaaattttttttttaaatagctaccATTGTGTTAaattaagccacctcttcatatcaGAAGCGGCATCAAAGCCgtataaaacaacatttttaaaaaatgtaaaaaatgtttaactcattgactggcagccattttcacttgaagcaacccccttcgctgccggctgttttactggattttggcggattttgcaaggcccacagaatattgtgttctattgctataaaattaGATATATAttgatctgtttctgttttgcagcaattagcattaaaatatagctaagtttcatcattattcacaaatctatttagaattctgagtaatagagctttttatttttttttacttggccctggttgatctcttatactctgttgccacctgctggccatttgtgtaataatgaCCATTTCTTAAACCGTTTGTTgcggttgagaggctgcataaaaaaaaaaacaaaaaaacaacttaaaaaaaaacgtataaatacatctttgggagtcttgaaacatttcaaatagaacgtatttatacgtttttgggagccaatgagttaatgacCACAACATGCAATCCAAATTTTAAGATTTCCTCTGCGGCTAAGTCACGCTAGCAAAAGAGCAACATCAGAGAAACATCCGAGAGAGGAAGCTCATTAGCATTCCGTCCGTTACACGAGTTTAACGAGAGTTCTCGTCATTCATTTCTAAAATGACAGGCAGGTTCTTGGCTCAAGTTGAGGAAATAAATCCCACTGGCCTTTCTTGCAGGAAATCAGTTGTGAGAAAATTCTGTCGGCTGAGATCACATAAGATGAACCataatagacaaaaaaaaaaaaaaaaaaaaaaaaagagagaaaacacAGAACTTtggaagaataaaaaataatcccaaAAAGTCGATGCACAAAATAaccaagaaaaggaagaaataaactttgaacaaaaaaaaaaaaaaaacggttagcGTGACACATGACAGCAACATTAatcagaggtgtcaaatccaagtccagaaagtttGTCTCAACCAGCCACCAGGTTGTCGTTGACTAAGTATGATGAAAAacgaacaagcgtgattgaaacggtattaaaactgagactaaattgaaAAACGGTGGATCAAATGAACACTTCGTGTCGGGACAGGATCAACTATTAATTGCTGACCAGACggtgaccaacagagggagtcctcgagttacgtcggagttTTGTTGCTTGGATGGAAGCTTTCTTCGTCTTTCGGGGAcgtgatgtggaaaaaaaaaaaaaaaaaaaaaaaaaagagggcgaataagctaaagatactcccacaagtgcgctagcgctagctaagggctaaatagcggaccagaggaaaacactgcgggctatatATGGCGgaggaggagccaaaatggcggacggggccatttaaatgacaaaatgtgtggactgaaattgtaaaaatgtaaataaaactaaGAATAGAACCGCAAAATATATTGATTAAATAATACAACTCAAAACgaaaccaaaccgaagctaactttgttagcgctgctgtactgactttacgtttttttttttactatcctagaataaagtgtaattgcacctccactacattagggggcagtggcgctctgattattggcagagtgtgc encodes the following:
- the LOC144020317 gene encoding neuropeptide FF receptor 2 isoform X2 codes for the protein MDSVRSGALDRPSAPPTRERLNGTLELSDLESMLLWTLHEPATVALTLMYSLSFLLGLAGNLMSLRALAGRRSRRLAGASATRSLLLNLAVCDLAVVCVCMPITLASRIYTAWVYGDLLCRAVPFTQAVSVSASVLTLSVVSVNRYYSVRWPLRARSMFTRRRVLAAVAGVWAASSAMCAPIAVVNRRREVSFETFSILVCQEEWPKPRLKQGYNVLLFAMLYCLPVTFNLTVGFLTGRRLWGGARSAFGELDPRSRALHASRLRSRQKIAKMVVCLVLLFAASWLPLYVADLWIDRELRPPSWLLQTRPFAQWLGLTNSSLNPICYCFIGDLYRSAKAALGQPKDTENEPGGMSKMIDCFDQMAEMCHADVVS